TCGCCCAGCATGGCAAAACTGGCCGAAACTCCTCCGGTCGTAGGATCGGTAAGGATAGAGATGAACGGCAGCCCCGCCTCAGCCAGTTTACCGGCAGCGGCGCTTGTCTTGGCCATCTGCATGAGGGAAAGAATCCCCTCCTGCATCCTGGCTCCTCCGGAACAGGCAATGGTGATCAGCGGAATTTTCTCAGCCAGGCACTTTTCCGCGCCGCGGACAATTTTTTCTCCAACCACCGAGGCCATGCTTCCGCCCATAAATCCGAACTCCATGGCGCAGATCACTACCCGATAGCCTCCGATAGTTCCCTCACTGCTGATTATGGCATCTTTGAGTCCGGTAAGAGAAGCATATTCCCTGAGGCGGTCACGGTATTTTTTCCGGTCGCGGAATTTCAAAGGGTCCATAGGTTGAAGGTGTTCATCGAAAATTCTGTACCCCCCCTCATCATAGAGCAGAGAGAGTCTTTTTCTGGCACTGATGTAAAAGTGATATTGGCATTTCGGACAAATATCGAAGTTACGTTCGACCTCTTTTTTATAAATGATTTCCTTGCAGTTTTTGCAGCGAACCCAGAGTCCCTGCGGTATTTGCAGCTTTTTATTCTCAATTTTTTCTTTTGGTTTATTTTCTCTTTTAAACCACACAAGATTTCTCCATAGTTCTGAAAGACCTGTGGCCGGCCAGAGCGAATGATCCATGCTATCCCCTACCCCTTAAAATTCCAACTGCTCAGGCTGACTGCTAAACAACCAACAGGTAAGGCAATCGTAATCATAATCATTCCTTAAAATCTTGTCAAGGACTTGGGAATTTCGAAAATATAAAGCTGCCGAAGAATTTAGCAAAAAAAGTCAAGCTTTTTTCGACCACACAATAGCCTGAGCTCCAGTTATCATTAAAAACTCAGGAAAAACAGCTCAAATCAATTTTGTTACTCTTCGGAAATAAGGACTAAAAAAAACGATAGGATAAATCGCATTACGGATTGAGGGGTTCTGATATTATGAGATCAGCTTTAGTCTTTTGATGTCTCCTTACAGTCCAGCGGGCTTGAACTTCAATCATACTTCTCAATATCTTCGGTGTGTATGTATCTGAGAGATGATGAAAAGAAACTGTCACCAGGCGACCATCCGGGTGACGATATTGCTGATGAGAACCGCTTTGCCGTTCCAAAACAAAGCTATCTTTTTCTCAAGCTCTTATTATCTGCCTGGCAGTCAGACTTCTTAATCTGCTCAAGTCAATTCCACTCATAAGCCAACAGTAACAGCAACCAAAGGTTCAGGGAAAACCATCACCTCGTCTTTGGGTTCTTCAGGAATAGCCTCTTTATGCTCAACCATACTTTCGACAACCATCCGTACTACTTCCTGAATATTCTTCAAGGCATCCTCTTTACTATAGCCCCACGTAGCAGCTCCTCTTTTTCCAGTAATGGACAATAAGCAAACCAGCGGTCTTCATCTGGTTCAACTGCGATCTTAAAAGCGTATGTTTTCATTTTGATACCCTTCCACCATCAATGTTAATGTTTAACTTTTCTGAGAGCGTCGCTACTTAAAGTATAGGAAACTCAGAGGAATTGTCAAATTTAAACTTGTGCAGCCAGTTTTTCCCCATTTCCCCTGCCACAGGGGTTTGCTGTTTCTCGAGAGGAAGGGTGGGAATAACCATCACCCCCACCCAACCTCTCACGTAAACCCGCATCTTATTATCCAGCTAATACGACCACCACGGCTGGACATCCAGGATGAAGGTCTGCTCAGCCAGTCCTCCGCGTTCATCATAGGCGGTGATTTTCACCAGGTACTGGCCGGGGAAGTAGGTAAAGAAGCTGAACACCGCACCCTGAGCGCCATCGGTCCGCTCGGTCACCGAGCCGACATTGCAGGAGTAGAAGAGCTTGTCACCGTCAGGATCGATGAATTCCACCGGAACGCTAAAGGGGACGCCAGCCTTGGCTACCTGCGGATTCTGAATATGCTGACCGAGAACCGGATTATGGTTCAGCCATGTTCCGGGATTGGACACGGTCAGATAAATCGGCCCCTGGGTCCGCATACCCCGGCTGTCCTGGACAGTAACCATGATTTCAAATTGCCCCTCAAAGTATGGCGTAAACCTGATCTGTCCGGTAACCGGGTTGATGATATTGAAATTCCACGGGCCAAACTGGTACGAGGGGAGGCCGTTGATGGTAGCTGAGTAGGTGATGATATCACCGTCAGGGTCTCTGGCCAGCACATCATAAACAAATTCCTCTCCTACGCGGGCGACAGCGGCATTCAATTCCTCCAGCAGCGGCGGATGGTTTATGCCGTAGACCGGATAATTGACCACCGACAGGGGGAAGGTTTCGACATCCGACAACAGGCCATCGGTAACCCGGACGGTCACAATCAGATCCTCCAGGACCTGGGGGACAAATTGCATGAGGACGATATCCGGCGCAATTCCGGCGTTCACATCATTGGGATCAAGTGGCAGACGAAGGGCCAGATTGCTGGTATTCGATCCATTGGCACCATATCCTCCGATGGTAACGATAAAATCCAGCATATCGTTGTCAGGGTCACGGGCTGCAATCAGCATACGGAAAGGAGAAAACAGGGTGGCAAACTGCGGTCCGATTCTCCACAGCTCCGGTGGATGGTTATTGATAAACTTCAGGTCATCGTGGAAATAGATATCATCCAGCCGGTACTCATTTCCCCGGATAATGATTGCCCTCACCTCTTTCAGGCCTGAACCGGGAATAGCGGCCCTGATGTCATCGTCCATGTTCCGGGCAATCAGGTGCCAGGTTCCGTCCTGGTACTGACGGCCAAGGCAGACCTCAATAGTATCCCCTTTTTTCACCGGACCGGGGCCTTCTACCGGGCGGTAAACAAGCGTCTTATTCTCATTGCCGGTGGTAACCACGGCCACGCAGAACTGAAACATGGCAAAATATTCAACCGCCAGGGGAGCCTGAAGCTTGAAGGAAATGACCTTTTTGCTGAGAGGACTGCCGGTCAACTGATCGATGAGATTGCTGTTGTAAATCTGATAAGGCATTAACTGATTAAAGACCGACGGCGTACTCTGAACCTGAAGAACGCGGCTCCCTTCAGCAAAATCAACAAGTGTCTGCAAGGCACCGGTCCCGATATTATACCCATATACCGGATAGGCCGGGTCAGAAGTCCGCCAGCCATGATTCAGGGGACTGTCCCAATACTCGAAGGTATCAAAGGCAAGACTTGTGGCCAAAGCTGCAGAGCCGGAAAAAAGGGCAGACAAAAACAGAGTGCAAAACAGGATAATAATCAGGAGCTTCCTCGTAAACACAAAATTCCCCCCTTGTGCTGGTGAAAAACAAGTTACCGATAACCATTCCCCGAGAATTTGCTATAATTAGGAAAAGCAAACGATATGCCATACGAATTATTCACTATTTTCACCTCAAACGAGAGGA
The genomic region above belongs to bacterium and contains:
- the accD gene encoding acetyl-CoA carboxylase, carboxyltransferase subunit beta, which translates into the protein MDHSLWPATGLSELWRNLVWFKRENKPKEKIENKKLQIPQGLWVRCKNCKEIIYKKEVERNFDICPKCQYHFYISARKRLSLLYDEGGYRIFDEHLQPMDPLKFRDRKKYRDRLREYASLTGLKDAIISSEGTIGGYRVVICAMEFGFMGGSMASVVGEKIVRGAEKCLAEKIPLITIACSGGARMQEGILSLMQMAKTSAAAGKLAEAGLPFISILTDPTTGGVSASFAMLGDIIISEPKAMIGFAGQRVIEQTIGQELPSGFQTAEFLLTHGMIDMIVDRREMRPTLIKIMSFFNLGSNNARSNGQQ